DNA sequence from the Paenibacillus physcomitrellae genome:
ACGAAATTTTGCCGACGCTTCCTTATGCCAGGGAAGAATTAGAGTCTTATGCCCGCACTGTATTTGAAAGATTCGCGAACCCTTACATCCGCCACCGGCTTGAGGATATTGCAATGAACGCCTTGAGCAAGTTTCGTGTCCGGCTGCTGCCTGCGCTGACTCATTATGGCGGACGGGGAGAACCTGCTCCAGAGCAGCTTGTACTCGGATTTGCCGGACTCTTGCGTTATTACCGTGTAGAGCAAAGAGCAGACGGTTCGTTTGCGGGGAGAAAGCTCTCCGGCGAAACTTACATCGTCAGGGATAATCCGGATTTGTTAGTTTTGATTTCAGAGATTTGGCTCCATGGACAAACGGCTGGAGAATCGACGGAACAAACCGTATACCGGCTGTTGGGGGAAGAGAAAATTTGGGGCCAATCACTAGCTGACCTTAAGGGGCTTGCTGCCGGGATATCGTTCTGGTTAAACCGCTGGGAAGAGGAGGAACAAAGATGAAAGATTGGGTGAGGTTGTCGGACAGCGATCATGTGGTTATTGCCTTACGCTCTTTCTCGTTAGGCGAAACGATTTTGCTGGAGGATGGAGCCTCTCTCCTTATAAGGGAGGATGTTCCTAAAAGCCATAAAATATTAACCAAACCTGTTGCCGCAGGGGAGGATGTCCGGAAATTCGGCTATTCGATTGGCAAAGCCAAGGAGGACCTGGTACCCGGAACCTGGGTGCATACCCACAACCTTCGAACGGGTCTTGGCGCAATATTGGATTACCGTTATGATCCGCAGCCTCAACAGGTTTTGGCAGACCCCCCCGTCCCCAAAACCTTTCAAGGATATGTGCGTCCGAACGGGGAAGTCGGCATCCGCAATGAAATTTGGATCATTAACACGGTGGGCTGCATCAATAAAACCTGTGAGATTTTGGCAAGGCAAGGGACAGAGCGGGTTAAGGGAAGGGCGGAAGGAGTGTACCATTTTGCCCATCCCTACGGCTGTTCCCAGCTGGGAGATGACCTTGAGCATACGGCAAAGCTGCTGGCTGCGCTGGTCCATCATCCGAATGCGGCCGGCGTATTAATTGTAGGACTCGGATGCGAAAATAATCAATTGGATACGTTCAGCAAGATCATTGGAGAGGTTGATCCCGAGAAGGTCCGGTTTATGCAGACCCAGGATGAAGCCGACGAGCTGGATACAGGACTCCAACTGATCGATGAGCTGGCCGATTATGCTTCAACCTTTAAACGTGAACCCGTACCTGTCAGCAAGCTTAAAATCGGCTTGAAGTGCGGCGGTTCAGACGGTTTATCGGGAATTACGGCCAATCCTTTGGTCGGAACGATTGCAGACCGCATTACCGCTTGCAGGGGAACCGCCCTATTGACCGAGGTTCCGGAAATGTTCGGTGCGGAGACCCTTTTAATGAACCGTGCTGCTGATGAAGCAGTCTTCCACCAAATCGTCACGCTGGTTAACGATTTTAAAGCTTATTTTGTCCGTCACGGCCAAGAAATCTATGAGAACCCTTCTCCTGGCAATAAAGCGGGAGGGATCAGCACACTGGAAGAAAAGTCGCTCGGCTGTACGCAAAAAGGCGGTCATGCCACCGTAACCGACGTGTTGTTATACGGCGATCGCGTGAACAAACCAGGCCTTAACCTTGTTCAGGCTCCGGGAAATGATCTCGTATCGGTGACAGCCCTATCGGCTTCGGGTGCCCATATGGTTCTGTTCACAACTGGCCGGGGCACGCCGTTTGGCGGACCCGTGCCAACGGTCAAGATCGCGTCCAATAGCGAGCTTGCGGAACGAAAGCGAAACTGGATTGATTTTAATGCAGGTCAGCTGGTTGAAGGGAAATCCATGGCTGAGCTGACCGATGAGCTTTGGGAGAAACTACTTGCTATAGCCTCCGGCGAGTCCAGAACCTTAAGCGAAATCATCGGATTTAAGGAAATAGCCATATTTAAAGACGGGGTGATTTTATAATGAAATTCCGTAAATTAGGGAAAACCGGCCTGGACGTTTCGGTGCTAAGCTTCGGCGCCTCTTCACTGGGCTCCGTGTTCCGTCAGACAAAGGAGGAGGAGAGCATCCGTACGGTGCATGCGGCCATTGATTCCGGCATGAATTATATTGATGTATCCCCCTATTATGGCTTAACTAAAGCGGAGGCCGTACTGGGAAAAGCCATCCATCAGCTTCCGCGCGACAAGTTCCTGCTGTCTTCCAAGGCCGGACGGTATGGAGAGTCAACTTTTGACTTTACTTCTTCGCGGATTTTCAGCAGTTTGGAGGAAAGCTTAAGCCGGCTTCAAACCGACTATCTTGATATACTGTTTCTCCACGATGTCGAATTTGTGTCTCCCCAAATCATTCTCGAAGAAGCGGTTCCGGCCATGCATGAATTGAAGAAACAAGGAAAAATCCGTTACTGCGGCATCAGCGGTCTGCCTTTGCAGCTGTTTGAACAACTGCTCCCCCAAATTGATGTCGATGTGATTCTTTCTTACTGCCATTATTCGCTTAATGACACCTCTTTGCTTTCTTTATTACCGCTGCTTCATGAAAAAGGAATTGGGCTCGTTAACGCCTCGCCGTTATCCATGGGCCTCTTAACTACCCGAGATACGGCAGATTGGCATCCGGCTGGCGCCCGCTTAAAGGCCATATGCAAACAAGCTGCCGAGTATTGTGCGTCAAAAGGTGCGGATATCGCCAAGCTGGCTGTGCAGTATTCTACGAGCCATGAGCAGATTCCTACCACTCTCGTAAGCACGGCCAACCCTCGGAACATTGTGCAAAATGCAGCCTGGGTTGACGAGCCGATGGATACGGAGCTGCTTCACGAGGTCTTGGAAATATTGAAGCCGATCCATAATGAAACATGGTTAAGCGGACTCACGCAATACAATCGCCATGCGTCCCAGCTGGAAAGGAGCGATATCAACTTATGAAAGGAATCGTTTGTGAAGAGGTCGGCAGGTTTAGCTGGAGGGAGGACTTACAAGCGCCTATAGAAGAGGAAGGGAAAGCGATCGTCCGGATTCGGCGAATCGGCATCTGCGGTACAGATTTGCATGCCTTTCAAGGAAATCAGCCTTATTTCCATTATCCCCGTATTCTGGGCCATGAGCTCGCCGGTGTTATCGAAGCGGTTGGAGAGAACGAGGTCGGCTTTCAAGCAGGGGATCAGGTCAGTATAGTGCCTTATTTCCATTGTGGTGAGTGCCCGGCTTGCCTTAGGGGAAAAACGAACTGCTGCCAGAACATGAAGGTGTTTGGCGTCCATATTGATGGAGGGATGCGTGAGCGTGTATCCATCCCTCTAAGCCATCTGATCAAGACTAATGACCTGACGCTGGATCAGTCGGCCATGCTGGAGCCGTTAGCCATCGGCGCCCATGCGATTCGGCGTGCCGGAGTGATTTCGGGAGAAACGGTTTTGGTCATTGGGGCGGGGCCAATCGGCCTTGGCCTTATGGCGCTTGCCCGGTATGCCGGGGCCAAGGTGGTAGCGATGGATGTCAACGATGGACGACTGGCCTTCTGCCGCTCCTGGGCAAAAGTTGAACATACAGTTAATGCGCTCCAGGAGCCGAAGGAGAAGCTTAACGCCATTAATAATGGCCAGCTCTTTAATCTGGTTATGGATGCGACCGGCAATCCGGCTTCCATGGAAGGCGCTTTTGAATATGTCGGACACGGCGGCTCCCTGATTTATGTTGGTCTTGTAAAAGGGGACATTACCTTTAACGATCCCCATTTTCATAGCCGCGAGATGACCTTGATGGGCAGCCGAAATGCTACATTAGAGGACTTCAATTTTGTGAGAAAAGCTATCTCGGAGGGCGCCATCGAAATCGAACGTTATATTTCACATCGTTCATCTTTTGAAGATATGATAACTCATTTCGACAGCTGGCTTAAGCCCGATTCCCAAGTCATAAAAGCATTAGTTGAAATCGACTGATTTAACCTACCAGCAATCTAAAGAAGGCTATTCCTTTACGGACAGCCTTCTTTATGTATATTTATTTTAGATGTTAAAGAAATAAATTATAGATTTTGGAGGTTATGAGTAAGTGACATACATTCTTATACTTATATTTTTGCTTATCATTATCCATTTATTTACCAAGGTAGGTCAGCTGGAAGGCCGCATAAAAGGCATGCAATATATTATAAACCAGTTAACCCAACAATCGGAGCTACCTGAATTACCAATAAACGAAGACCTCCGTAAGTTAATAAATGAGGGAGAAGACGTAAAAGCAATTAAAAAGACAAGAGAATTTTTAGGTCTTTCCTTATTAGAAGCCAAAGCCTACATTGATAAATTGAAATCGGAAGATAGAACATGAAAATCAATGAGGTACGGATTGACCAGCCCCGTTCTAGTATTGAACAAATGGTCTGAAGTGATTAGGTGTGTCTGCGCCTAAGCAGAAAGACAGGTTAAAATGTCTTTTCCAGTTTCCGGCTGGCTTGTTCTGTGGCCTCCATAATCACTTCGCCGAGGGTTGGGTGGGGATGAATGGTCAACGCCAAATCCTCTACCGTCGGCCATTCATGGAGAACAGTTGAAATTTATCCCTAGAGAGTGGGCCCGCCCCACTCCTTTCTTGTTGGTCGGGGATTATAATTTATCTCGACAGTGATCTCTTTTAATGAAAGGAGGGCGGGTCCCCACCAAACAGGGTTTGTTGCCGACAAATGTTAGCCTTTCTGACGGACGGTCTGCATCCTGGCGCGGAAGGGTATGAGCTGCTAGGCGGCGTTTCCGTGACCTACAAGCATTAGCGTTACGAAGCGTATATAGATAAACAGATGAACTATGATGTAGGGGAAGGGAGATTTTTTATCACTATCCGGAACTTGGGGAAGTGCATCAGATTGGATCATATATGTACTGAAAACGATCTCCCCTGGCGCCTGCCAGAATGAAAAAGATCTCCAAAACCTGATGGATATTTATATGGATGCGGTACTTTATCCAAATATTCATCAAAACAAAGAAATTTCCCGCCAAGAGGGATGGAGCCCTTACTTGGAGTCGGAGATTCAGAACTTCAAGATTCCATTTATTGGATAGGGTCGAGCTAATTCGAACCCGGCCTTTTTTAATTTGAATTCCTCAAGTTATCGCAAACATGTTGTACATTTTCATTCTCCGTATGTCGTCCCTGGATATTTTGAGTTCATTGATGAGTTCCTGATTTTCGGTTAACGGACATCTGGAGAACAACATTTTGAGAGCGATTGGCATAAAGGGACGGAAAGAAACTCCAGACATCAATCCCCATTTTTGTTCCGATTCAAGAAAAGAGGCCAGAATGTTGATCGTCAATTTCTCCAAGGGTGTAGCTTGGTTCGTTAAAATCAGGGTTGTTAGCGTGTCATAATGCTCGGTATGGCCTGCATATGAATTTTCACATTGCCAGTATTGATCAAAATCGCGAACGTTCATATATAACATGGTCTTATAGCCGGCATCCTGGGTTTGAGGAAAAATATCAACGACGCATCGGATCAGTTTGTTGATTCTGCCATCGTAAAAATAGGAGTAGAAGCGGTTGGAATTTTTGAAAAAGGTGTTGGGCATGTTCTCCAATAATGGCGACGGTTTGATAGGCTCGGAATACAATAATTGCTCTACCTGTACGTTTAATGCAAGCGCTATGGCATATAGCGTATCGATATCCATGGCGATATCTCCGGTTTCATATTTGGAAACTGTGGCTTTGCTTTTATAAATGATCTTCCCCAGTTCTTCCACGGATATCCCCTTATATTTGCGTATGCTTCTGATTTTTTTACCTACTTCCCGGCTGATTAAAGATGTCACGTGATCTCTCCTTCGGATGTTTCTTAGGAATAAACAAAGCGGTGATAACAGGTGAATTCGACTGTGTTTGTAATGAATATAGCACAAATCCCTTTAAAAATTTCTTATTACGAAACAAAGGGATAGAAATGTTTCATATGACGAGAATACGGCCGTTTTGAGCGGGGTGCTTATCATGTGAAATAATACAAACAAGAAACACTTGAATATCGTGCGAGAAAGAGAGGATCGACGTGATGAAGTATAATTTTGACGAAATCATTGATCGCAAAAATACGAACTCTATGAATACGGACGGCTTTCGTGAATTCATGTTCAAAGGGAGAGAGAACTTGAGTTTTGCTTACAAGGATGACGAATGGATACGCATGTGGATTGCGGATATGGATTTTGCGACTCCACCTGAAATTATTGAGGCGATTAGGACGAGGCTTGATCAGCGCATCTTCGGCTATAGCCAAGTATTTGATCCTAATTATTATGTGGCCCTATCGAATTGGACGGAACGTATGTATGATTGGACTTTCCCCAAAGAATATTTGGTAACCTCTCCTGGCATTATCCCGGCCCTGTATGAGTTATGTGAGTATATTTGCAAACCGGATGAAAAAGTGCTGATTGTAACGCCTTCTTATGCCTTTTTTAAATCCGCTGTGGAATTCAATCATTTGGAACTGGTCTGTTCAAAGCTCAAAAATGAAAACGGGCATTATACGATAAACTATGACGATCTTGAAGCCAAAGCAAAGGATCCGAAGGTCGTCTTATGTATCTTCTGTAATCCACATAATCCAACGGGCCGGCTCTGGAAAGAAGAGGAGCTGCGGAGGGTTGGCGAAATTTGTCTAAGAAACCATGTGTGGATCATCTCAGACGAAATCCATTGCGACTTGCTCCGGAGTGGTCTTTCTCATACCCCATTTGCCAAATTGTTCCCGCAATCAGATCGAATCGTCACCTGTATGGCCCCCAGCAAAACGTTTAACATGGCGGGGCTGATGTTCTCCAATGTTATTATTCCTAACCAGGAGCTTCGGGAATTATGGCTCCGTCGTCACTATTCCTTCAAAAATCCATTGAGCATTGCGGCCACTCAGGCAGCCTATGAGCACGGGCAGCAATGGCATCAGGAATTATTGCAGTATCTGGACGGAAACTTCAAGTTTACGGATGCGTTTTTAAGTCAATACCTGCCTGAAGCCCAATTTAAGATTCCCGAAGCGACTTATCTGGCATGGATCAATATTAGCAGCTACATTCCGGGAGAGGAAGACCTGACAGGTCTGTTCGCTGCCCACGCAGGTGTGCTTCTGGAGGATGGAAGCATGTTCGTGGATAACGGCCAGGGGTATATCCGTCTCAATCTGGCATGCCCGCGAGCGGTTTTGAAGGAGGGGCTGCAGCGAATTGCTGCATTCCTGAACAGCTATCGGGATCCGTCCTTAGCGGGGACGGCAGCTGCGACTTAAACCGTTAAATCGGAATTGCGTGGTGTTCGGCTTTTTACATGCCTTACTCATTTAATCCTCGACACGGCCCCCCGCAGCTTTCAAATGCCCATAGGTAATAATTCTACTAAACTGTGATGAAGCTTCTTCCACAGAAAGAGGCTGATCGTTTCTAATCCACCAAATGACTATCCCCATAAAAGCCGATACGAGATATTCGAGCAGCAATTCCTTGGATATCTCTAAAGGAGCATTTACCTTGTCCGTATTCCATCCCTCGTTTAATTTATCTTTTATGATGTTCTCCATTTTTGTTCGAAACTGATAGATTCTGTTCTCTTCAATTAACATGGCGTAGTAAAAGGTCTTGTGGCTTGAGATATGTTCCAGCACAGTTGTCATGACCGTTTCAAGGATAGAAATACTGAAGGGATTCGTGCTGACGGGACAAAGAACGACGGCCTCCTTTAGTTCGCTTAATAATTCATTTATACATGTTTCCAATAAATCAGGCTTATTTTGATAATGAAGATAAAAAGTGTTTCGGTTGATTATGGCCCGATCGGCAATATCCTGGATGGTTATCGCTTCATATCCCTTTTCCTGGATAAGCTCATAAAATGCCCTTCGAATGGATTGTTTCGTGCGCAGTATTCTCAGGTCGGTCTTTTTGTGCATTTTTTTGATCCTCCTAAGTTTATTTTAAGTCGTTATACGACAAAATTCGATAAATTGTCTGTTATCCTTCAAAACAAAAATTATTGAATATTGAGTGGAATAATAGCCTTTATTATAATGAGCGGTAGATAAATAAACAACAGATATTCATTATTTATCAGGTGATTAAAAAATCAGGGAGGATAACCAAATGATAGCAGAAAATCAAAATGAGCTAGTTCTTAAGGCGGTCGATGTGCTGGAAAGTTTCGAGAGCGGAAACCCCGAAGCGATTACGGCTTACGTAAATCCAAATCAATATATTCAGCATAACCAAAGCTTATCCGATGGTCGAGCAGCCATGCTTGGTGCACTTGATCATTTAAAGCAAATGGGTACGAAGGTAAGCATTAAACGTGCTTTTGTTGATGGAGATTATGTAGTTCTTCATTCCGTATATGAGTTTTTTGGCCCCAAAATCATTATTGATATTTTCCGATTTGAGGATGGCTTGATTGTGGAGCACTGGGACAACATGCAAGTGATGGAAGGAAAGACACCCAGCAATCACACGATGATTGATGGGCCCGTTACGATAAAGGATATCGACAAAACGGATACTAACAAACAATTTGTCAAAAGTTATGTTGAAAACATCCTTCTTGGGAAGAACCCAAGCCTGCTGGCCTCTTATTTTGATGGGGATCATTACATTCAGCACAGTCCGCATATTGCAGACGGCCTGTCCGGTCTCCACGCTGCATTGCAGGCCCTAAAGGAGAAAAACATAACCTTCGAATATACTCATCTCCATAAAGTGATTGGGCAAGGTGATTTCGTGCTTGCGGTGAGTGAAGGTCTATTGGATGGCCAAGAAACGGCTTTCTACGATCTGTTTCGTGTAGAGAACGAAAAGATCGCTGAGCATTGGGACGTCATCGAGGCCATATTACCGGTAGAGAAACGAAAAAATTCGAACAGCAGATTCTGAATTGCTTGATAGGTCAGAGGACAAGAGATTGACCTAAGCAGACTTATCGTTTTTAAAGAGAGAATTACTTCTGCCGACTCCAGACGCCGGGATACCCGAGCGTCTCTTTGTTGTTTATTGCGTTGTTCGCGTAGCCCAAATAAAATAGAGACAATTATACTTATCTTTTCATGTTATATAACCTCACAAATTCATTTACGACATTGTAGAAACTAAGTATAATCACGTTATTATAACTTACATATTTTATGTTTGTTGTAAAGAAGGGAGGATGCTCGAATAAATCAGAAAAAAAATGCGTTAACATACATGACATAATTGTTGTGTGTGTTAAAAATTTCAAAAGAGGAGTTGGATACTAAGATGCAACGTTCAATCTTATTTATGAAAAGGCACTTATCCTCCATAGCTGCTATGCTGCTTGTCCTCATTTTGTTAGTCCCTTATATACCAGCTTCTACCGCTACGGCGGCAGAGGCATTCCCGTTCGAAGAAATTACGCTTAAACAGCTTGAAGACGGCTATACGAATGGAAAATATACGACGGTTGAGGTTGTGCAAGCCTATCTGGACCGAATCAAAATATACGAGCCCAATTACAATGCATTCACGGTGATGAACCCGAAGGCGTTGGATGAAGCTCGTGAGATAGACCGACGGCGTGCGAGCGGGGAGAAGCTCGGTCCCTTGGCTGGTGTGCCGATTGTCATTAAAGAAGCGGTGGATATGGCCGGCTTTCCATCGACGATGGGCTGGGCACCGCTTAGTAAAGAAAAGGGAGGAATCGAGCTCATCCCCGAGAGAGATGCTCCTGTTGTTACCCGGCTAAAAGAAGCCGGAGCCATTATTCTGGGCAGAACGAACATCCCGGCGTTCAGCTCCTCCGGCACTCGCGCAACGACCAGCTGGGACGGGGATACCTACAACGCCGTTGACAGAAGGCTCGTTCCCGGAGGCAGCAGCAGTGGGACGGCAACGTCCGTGTCGGGGAACTTTGCCGTACTGGGCATCGCTGAGGAGACGGGCGGTTCCATTCAGAATCCTGCAGCTGCGCAGAATATCGTAGGGATCAAACCAAGTTTCGGATTAGTTCCAAACTCGGGAGTAGTACCTCTGGGAGGAAGCACACGGGACGTCATCGGTACTCATGCCCGTACGGTTCAGGATGCGGCAGCCATGCTGGACGTTATCGCAGGCTACACGCACGATGACGCAAAGACGGTTGCTTCGATCGGCAATATTCCGGTCAACGGTTATACTTCTAAGCTGAACACGCAGGAATTGGCGGGTAAGCGAATCGGCTTGTACGGCAAAGGATGGAGGGATCAGGAACTAACACCTGAAACTCAGCTTCTTTACGATCGTGCCGTTAAGGAATTAATAGCGCAGGGCGCAACAGTGGTAACCGATCCGTTCGCCGGTACGACCTTTGCCCAGACAGTGAAGACCGGTGCGAACGGGATCGATTCAGTTATTTACGATATGCAAAACTACTTGAAGAACCTTGGACCGAGTGCTGCTATTCATAATGTCCAGGAACTGATCACCAAGACTGGTCAAACTCCATCCATTTTCGACCGTTACAACGGCAATCTACCCAATCCTGATTCACACCCAGATCTCTCCGCCTTCATTGATACCCGCACAAAACTACTAAAGATCATTAACGATGTCATGGATAAATACGATCTTGACGCCCTGGTTTTTCCACAAATGTACAAAGAAACGCCACTTCTCTCGAGTGAAGACAACATCGGCGCGACAACGGTGTCAGAGATTAATCTGGCCGGTGTTCCGCTTGTCACTGTTCCTGCAGGTTATTATAAGAGCGGCTCACCGTTCGAGCTGGCCTTCACAGGCAAAATGTGGAGCGAAGCCGATCTGCTCGGCATGGCCTATGATTACGAACAAGCTACAAAGTACCGGAAGGCACCAATTCTGACGGCGAAGTAGCAGAAATACCCGAAGCACGAGCATAGTGAACATATTCCACGTCATATATTAATGTGCTTTAAGCGGCCTTAGTCCTGAATTCCACGGGCTAAGGCCGTTTTGTGTTGACTGTAACCGCTAAATGTTAATTTTTATAATTATCTACAGCAATGATCGTTTTTCCCGGTGTGATTCGTTGCTTAGAAGCAAAGACACACGTAGTTATGATATGGAGGAGGGGACGGAGGTACGGGGGACAAAAGACGGGACTTAATTGAGTGTTTGTTCAATAAAATCCCATCTTTAATAAACGGTGGGATTTTTTTATTTATAGGATTACTCGGCAATAGGGTCAAGTTTTTGTCCTCCGACATTGACGGACTGTAGAGGGACAAGAACCTATTCCGAATACCGATTGATGATCATCTAAATAATAAGCATATGTAGTTAAAACCTCAACAACACCCTGATGCATGACAGTTTTTCACATTGTTTTAAAAAAATACAACTCTGAATTCCCGTCATGCGATTCGGAGTTGTATTAAGGGAGATCCGCACATGAACTATTAAAATTTGCAAGGGATACCGAGCAGAATAATCGGCTGCTTCATGCCGGTTGTTTTTTTAATGATCTGGCTTCGTTCTAAAGGAATTTTTGATCTGTCTTCAGTAAGATTTAGAGGATGAGCTAAGTTAACGAAGTATCGTCCATCTAATACTATTTTTTCTTTATACATCAGTCAGTTTCTATGCCAATTGGGTGACGGGAATTTCGATAAACCGGCCTTCCGGACCCTCTATATTTGAATTTTTATTTTCAAATTCGCAACCCTAAGATAAAGCAGCGTGCGATACGGCTGTCTGGAGGAACGGAACAAGACGGCGAAAAATATTGTTGAGGGTGTAGTGGGGGATGTAGCCGACCAAAATGAAAACCGCCCAAGTTCAAACCGCTTAGCGTAGTTAGGATTCAGGCGGTTTTTGCATTTTGTTCGACCCTTCTTCTTTTCACGATAAGATAGGGTCTTCATGCTGAAAATTGCGTTAACCAAGAAATGTTGTTTTGGGATCATGAACTTACTTTAGCAGCTTTTCCAATTGTTCATTGTTCCCCTAGTTTTCTAGTGGCGTGAACATCCTCAATACTAGGTAAAAATAAGTAAGGAGCCATGCTGTAACACGACTCCAGTCCACCATACAGGAATATTAATGAAAGTGTGTCTTTGCCTCCATACTTGGGCTTAGGGTTATTACGTGATTGGATTAGAACGAATCCTTTATATCAGTCACGATTTAACTATTGAGAATGGAAGCAGGAATTAAAAAATTTTGATCAACAATTATTTGGGTCTTGGTATACGTTTACCGCTCATGGCAGTAAATTGTAGGATTTCCCCGCCCCTCACCAAAAAGCCCGGCCAGCTTCTCCAAACTCGTTCCCGTCCGCCTCATCAGCGAGTCGTTTGGCATCAAGGTCGACTGGGACAAGACCAGCAGGACAGTACACCATTAAGAATGCTCAATAACACGCCTTACGCGAGACAATCGGTGTAGATCTTCACATGGGGTAAATCTCTAAAAGAGATGGTAAGAATGAATAATTCATACGATTTAAACTCGGGTTACAGTGACCGCAATAATACCAGAAACCTGCATGGATATGTTAGACTAATGGGAACTAATCGATGAGGTGTTGCATTTGAAAACAATTGTTGTTATCGGTGGCGGCATTACGGGGCTGTCGGCTATGCATGAAT
Encoded proteins:
- a CDS encoding aldo/keto reductase, giving the protein MKFRKLGKTGLDVSVLSFGASSLGSVFRQTKEEESIRTVHAAIDSGMNYIDVSPYYGLTKAEAVLGKAIHQLPRDKFLLSSKAGRYGESTFDFTSSRIFSSLEESLSRLQTDYLDILFLHDVEFVSPQIILEEAVPAMHELKKQGKIRYCGISGLPLQLFEQLLPQIDVDVILSYCHYSLNDTSLLSLLPLLHEKGIGLVNASPLSMGLLTTRDTADWHPAGARLKAICKQAAEYCASKGADIAKLAVQYSTSHEQIPTTLVSTANPRNIVQNAAWVDEPMDTELLHEVLEILKPIHNETWLSGLTQYNRHASQLERSDINL
- a CDS encoding nuclear transport factor 2 family protein, with the protein product MIAENQNELVLKAVDVLESFESGNPEAITAYVNPNQYIQHNQSLSDGRAAMLGALDHLKQMGTKVSIKRAFVDGDYVVLHSVYEFFGPKIIIDIFRFEDGLIVEHWDNMQVMEGKTPSNHTMIDGPVTIKDIDKTDTNKQFVKSYVENILLGKNPSLLASYFDGDHYIQHSPHIADGLSGLHAALQALKEKNITFEYTHLHKVIGQGDFVLAVSEGLLDGQETAFYDLFRVENEKIAEHWDVIEAILPVEKRKNSNSRF
- a CDS encoding amidase: MKRHLSSIAAMLLVLILLVPYIPASTATAAEAFPFEEITLKQLEDGYTNGKYTTVEVVQAYLDRIKIYEPNYNAFTVMNPKALDEAREIDRRRASGEKLGPLAGVPIVIKEAVDMAGFPSTMGWAPLSKEKGGIELIPERDAPVVTRLKEAGAIILGRTNIPAFSSSGTRATTSWDGDTYNAVDRRLVPGGSSSGTATSVSGNFAVLGIAEETGGSIQNPAAAQNIVGIKPSFGLVPNSGVVPLGGSTRDVIGTHARTVQDAAAMLDVIAGYTHDDAKTVASIGNIPVNGYTSKLNTQELAGKRIGLYGKGWRDQELTPETQLLYDRAVKELIAQGATVVTDPFAGTTFAQTVKTGANGIDSVIYDMQNYLKNLGPSAAIHNVQELITKTGQTPSIFDRYNGNLPNPDSHPDLSAFIDTRTKLLKIINDVMDKYDLDALVFPQMYKETPLLSSEDNIGATTVSEINLAGVPLVTVPAGYYKSGSPFELAFTGKMWSEADLLGMAYDYEQATKYRKAPILTAK
- a CDS encoding MalY/PatB family protein, producing the protein MKYNFDEIIDRKNTNSMNTDGFREFMFKGRENLSFAYKDDEWIRMWIADMDFATPPEIIEAIRTRLDQRIFGYSQVFDPNYYVALSNWTERMYDWTFPKEYLVTSPGIIPALYELCEYICKPDEKVLIVTPSYAFFKSAVEFNHLELVCSKLKNENGHYTINYDDLEAKAKDPKVVLCIFCNPHNPTGRLWKEEELRRVGEICLRNHVWIISDEIHCDLLRSGLSHTPFAKLFPQSDRIVTCMAPSKTFNMAGLMFSNVIIPNQELRELWLRRHYSFKNPLSIAATQAAYEHGQQWHQELLQYLDGNFKFTDAFLSQYLPEAQFKIPEATYLAWINISSYIPGEEDLTGLFAAHAGVLLEDGSMFVDNGQGYIRLNLACPRAVLKEGLQRIAAFLNSYRDPSLAGTAAAT
- a CDS encoding zinc-binding alcohol dehydrogenase family protein, with the translated sequence MKGIVCEEVGRFSWREDLQAPIEEEGKAIVRIRRIGICGTDLHAFQGNQPYFHYPRILGHELAGVIEAVGENEVGFQAGDQVSIVPYFHCGECPACLRGKTNCCQNMKVFGVHIDGGMRERVSIPLSHLIKTNDLTLDQSAMLEPLAIGAHAIRRAGVISGETVLVIGAGPIGLGLMALARYAGAKVVAMDVNDGRLAFCRSWAKVEHTVNALQEPKEKLNAINNGQLFNLVMDATGNPASMEGAFEYVGHGGSLIYVGLVKGDITFNDPHFHSREMTLMGSRNATLEDFNFVRKAISEGAIEIERYISHRSSFEDMITHFDSWLKPDSQVIKALVEID
- a CDS encoding helix-turn-helix domain-containing protein translates to MTSLISREVGKKIRSIRKYKGISVEELGKIIYKSKATVSKYETGDIAMDIDTLYAIALALNVQVEQLLYSEPIKPSPLLENMPNTFFKNSNRFYSYFYDGRINKLIRCVVDIFPQTQDAGYKTMLYMNVRDFDQYWQCENSYAGHTEHYDTLTTLILTNQATPLEKLTINILASFLESEQKWGLMSGVSFRPFMPIALKMLFSRCPLTENQELINELKISRDDIRRMKMYNMFAIT
- a CDS encoding stalk domain-containing protein — its product is MVGFPRPSPKSPASFSKLVPVRLISESFGIKVDWDKTSRTVHH
- a CDS encoding UxaA family hydrolase; the encoded protein is MKDWVRLSDSDHVVIALRSFSLGETILLEDGASLLIREDVPKSHKILTKPVAAGEDVRKFGYSIGKAKEDLVPGTWVHTHNLRTGLGAILDYRYDPQPQQVLADPPVPKTFQGYVRPNGEVGIRNEIWIINTVGCINKTCEILARQGTERVKGRAEGVYHFAHPYGCSQLGDDLEHTAKLLAALVHHPNAAGVLIVGLGCENNQLDTFSKIIGEVDPEKVRFMQTQDEADELDTGLQLIDELADYASTFKREPVPVSKLKIGLKCGGSDGLSGITANPLVGTIADRITACRGTALLTEVPEMFGAETLLMNRAADEAVFHQIVTLVNDFKAYFVRHGQEIYENPSPGNKAGGISTLEEKSLGCTQKGGHATVTDVLLYGDRVNKPGLNLVQAPGNDLVSVTALSASGAHMVLFTTGRGTPFGGPVPTVKIASNSELAERKRNWIDFNAGQLVEGKSMAELTDELWEKLLAIASGESRTLSEIIGFKEIAIFKDGVIL
- a CDS encoding TetR/AcrR family transcriptional regulator, translated to MHKKTDLRILRTKQSIRRAFYELIQEKGYEAITIQDIADRAIINRNTFYLHYQNKPDLLETCINELLSELKEAVVLCPVSTNPFSISILETVMTTVLEHISSHKTFYYAMLIEENRIYQFRTKMENIIKDKLNEGWNTDKVNAPLEISKELLLEYLVSAFMGIVIWWIRNDQPLSVEEASSQFSRIITYGHLKAAGGRVED